ATTGTATGCATGGTCTCATCTATGATAGGGATCCTGGGTGCAGTGTATCAGGTAAGCAAAAGttttgttccttcatttttcttTGTCCGTGATAATTGACAACATTATTTTCCAGATATTACCAAGGGAAGCATCTAATCTGCCTCATCGATGGCAAAGTTTTTCTTCATCCAGGGGTCGAGAGATTATTATGTGGCTTGCCATTGCTGACCTTCTAGCCTCGTTGGGTATGCGATACTTCTTAATACATTGAGTACAAAGCTCCGCTCACCCAACCCTGTTAAATTAACATTCTTCTAAATCTTTGTAAACATTGACTTCATCTAAGTTGTTATTGGTTATTTTTATGTATACCTATTTAAATAGGTCTTTGTTAACAAAGACCTCTTGATTATAAAAGTGTTCTTCATTTATTTCTAGGGGTTTTTATAAGGTCAGCACTTTGGATGAACTTCAAATCGATAATGCCTATGGAGGATGATACCTCCAGCGTTGTTTTCTGTGCACTGTCATCGGTATGTTTCATTCAAATATTATGTTACACGTACCTTGTGATCATTATATTGGAATTAGTATCTGCAATATTCATTTGTAGGCTTGGACACAGTACTTTTACATGGCAACATGGATCTGGACTCTATGTTATGCCATAGACATGAAGTTACTGCTTGGAGATAGATCTGGACATCCCACCTGTTACCATGCGTTTGCGTGGATATGTCCTGCAATTCTCACAACATTCGGTTTAGCAATTTTATACATTCCAGATGCAAAGTAAGCTTTTTCTTTGTTAGTTCAGTTAACCCGAATACAATGGCAAAAGTTTTAATTGAAAGGCTGAGCTTGCTTGCCGAACACCTTGAACCTCAGTCTCTGTTTTTTAtggagagaatactgtattaTGATATTTCAGGCAACATATTAATTTGTTCTTTCCAGCTGCCACAACTTGACGTCTTTGTCCACTGCCATACTGCGCATACTGCCAAACTATTGTGCCACCTATGTATTATTAACAATAGTTATGATCGTTAATCCTGTATTGTATTTCGCGTCGACGCGGGATCTTCAGACTGCAGTCACTTGCAGTCTGGCTCAGATAACAGGCAGGGAAAGGAAACTGGTGCAAACGATAAGGCTCAAGTTTGCGTTGACCAATGTAGTGTATTACGTGTGCTGGCTGCC
This genomic interval from Halictus rubicundus isolate RS-2024b chromosome 15, iyHalRubi1_principal, whole genome shotgun sequence contains the following:
- the LOC143361825 gene encoding G-protein coupled receptor 143, coding for MADPTIQTFCCHHSNRTDMAIVVMQDFNTDAYNIVCMVSSMIGILGAVYQILPREASNLPHRWQSFSSSRGREIIMWLAIADLLASLGVFIRSALWMNFKSIMPMEDDTSSVVFCALSSAWTQYFYMATWIWTLCYAIDMKLLLGDRSGHPTCYHAFAWICPAILTTFGLAILYIPDANCHNLTSLSTAILRILPNYCATYVLLTIVMIVNPVLYFASTRDLQTAVTCSLAQITGRERKLVQTIRLKFALTNVVYYVCWLPNLINGILLWTLWFQLPIKAIITLWYIMAVTNPLQAFFNALVYKRWGKREKFRLDCCQKIGSINISQIIRGDSGIRLAESSPLLDPKFGCPPYTSINGSSSF